CAAAGGAGGTCATCTTGTAGATGTACGTCGTAATTTAGCTAAAAAATTAGCTAAAGAAAGCGGCGGCTTAAATTTAGATCAATATGACAATCCGGAGAATCCACAAGGATTTTATGATACACTTGGGAAAGAGATTATCAAACAAGTTCCTGACCTAAATTATCTTATGGGTACTGTAGGTACAGGAAGTTCACTTTCCGGAGCTGGTCGCTATATAAAAGAGAATAGTAAAGCACAAGTCATCGCTCTTGAACCGAAAGGCTCAAGTCATTTTTCTCCACATGGACACGGATACTTTATTTCTGGTCCTGGCTATCCAGTTGGTGCTATATTGCCTAAGAATATTGATACTTCTCTTTTTGATAAAAATGATTACGTTTCAGACTCAGAAGCTTTTAATACAATGAGGTTTTTTGCTCATAATAAAGGTTTGCTTTTAGGCGATTCAAGCGGGATGCTTCTCTATTATGCGATGAAATATATAAAAAGTATTCCAAGATTAAATAAAACAAAGAAAATGGTTCTTATTATTGGTGATAGTGGAGAGAGTTATTTATCTCATGCTTTTAATGAAGGAT
This genomic stretch from Ignavibacteriota bacterium harbors:
- a CDS encoding cysteine synthase family protein, giving the protein MKIKNNLSELIGETPMLLIKPVRTDWEIYLKLEYFNPAGSFKDRTARALIDAAEKSGKLKKGMTLFESSSGNTAKALAMLAAARGYKFVAVVDKHAPADKLNAIRAYGGELYFCADDENSKGGHLVDVRRNLAKKLAKESGGLNLDQYDNPENPQGFYDTLGKEIIKQVPDLNYLMGTVGTGSSLSGAGRYIKENSKAQVIALEPKGSSHFSPHGHGYFISGPGYPVGAILPKNIDTSLFDKNDYVSDSEAFNTMRFFAHNKGLLLGDSSGMLLYYAMKYIKSIPRLNKTKKMVLIIGDSGESYLSHAFNEGWMIQNELIDKQIINDLSEFYI